TAACCGACTTTCTCCAAACAGAAAAGACGCATGGCAGAGCTCCTGAGACGAATTAGAATATGCGTTTATTCTAATGCAATCCCTATGCCAACATCGCGGTCGGAGAAAATCAACGGATTGGAGATCTGCTGACCGGGTCTACCGTAGTGAAAAGGCTACAGTGGCAGAACGCTCGCGAATGGGTAGACTGTCGAACATGCAGAACTTTCGAGCCGCTGGCGTTAGCGATCTGTCCCATCCCCGTCTGCCCCCCACAGACGCAGGATCTGCCCCGCCGCGTGCGTCCTCCTTGCTACGACGTGTACTGGGCTTTGCCTTGGCCACCGTGATCGCCGTGGCTGCCATCAGCGCCCTCGCCTTGCGCGCCGTGCAGACTCTTCAGGATAGCAGCAACACCCTGCTCCGGGTTGCCATTCCGCTACAGCGTGACGCTTTGCGGATCAACACGCTGCAGCAACAGGCGGAATTCTACGAACGCTTGGCGGCAGTTTTGCCGCACCAGGGCTACCACGAGACCAGCGCCCGACTGGTCCAGCAGGAGCAAGACCAGCTGACAGAGCTGTTGCCAAAATTGGCGGCATACCCGCAAATCGCAGCGGATTTACGTGCCGTGCAAACGCAATTGCAGGCATTTGCTCAGGCTGATGCCAATCAGCTACATGCCGCGCAGGTACTGCTCGATGCCCGGCTGAAAAAACTCAGCAGCGACCTACAACAGCTTTTTCAGCAGGAGGCGGATCGGGCCGCCAAGGCGCGCCAGCATGCCACCTGGCTCATTCTGGCTCTGGTCCTTCTGAGTGCCTTGCTGGCCATTTTGGTGATCTGGCGCGTACAGGTCAGTCTTTCCCGTCCATTGAATGGCATTCTGGCCGCCTTGGAAGAGATGGCGGCGGGCAGGAGCGCGTTGGTTGCCGAGGCTGGCCCGCCCGAGTTGCGCGCCGTAGCAAAGAGCATTTCCCTGATGCAGGAGCGCCTGGCAGAAGAAGAAAAATTGCGCCATCTCTTTCTCAGCCAGATTTCTCACGAACTGAAAACCCCTCTGGCATCGGCCCGCTCGGGGGCAGAGCTGCTCCTGAGCGAGCGTTTTGGTGCCCTCGATGCACGGCAACGAGAAATTCTCGAGATCATCAACCGGCAGGTGCATGAACTCTTCCTCGCCATTCAGGAAATGCTCGATTTACATGCCCTGCGCGCCCGCAATCTCGATTACCAGCTGGAGCCTGTCGCGCCGGCCTCGCTGCTGCGAGAACTGGAACTGCGTTTTCGTAGCCTGCTCGAACAGAAGGGACAAAAACTGCAATGCAGCGTCCAGACCTCCAGAAAGGTACGTGCCGATCCGCAGCGTCTGCTGCAGATTCTGAGCAATCTGGTCACCAATGCCCATAAATATGCACCAGCGGAGAGTCGCATCGAGATTGCGGTTGCGGAAGGGTCGGAGGGGGTGAACTTTCGCGTGCGCGACTACGGTAAGGGAATTCCTGAACCACTGCTCGAAAAGGTGTTCGAAGAATTTTTCCAGGTACAGGAGAAAGGGGTTTTGAGCAAAGGGACGGGTCTCGGGCTGGCCATCACCCGGGAGCTGGTCGAGGCCCAGGGTGGCGAAATCTCCCTACACAACGCGAGCCCAGGACTCCTAGCGGAATTTTGGCTACCTTATGGAGATGTCCGTGCCTAAATCGTATCTCGTTCTGTTGTCTTTGGGTCTGCCCCTCCTGCTCGGCGCCTGTGCCCAGCGTCTGCCACCGTCGACCGTTGCCAGCCCCCTTCCGAGCAGCAGCGAAAGCAGTCTGCTCCGGGCCCTGGCACACTGTGGCGCCGCCGATTCCCTCGCCTGCGCCCAAATTCATCTGGCTTTGGCCCAGGGCTATCTGCGCCAGCAACCACTCAACCGCACGAACGTGGCAGCAGCCCATTCCGAGCTGCAAATGGCCGCACAAAATCCAGAACTGGCAAAGCAGACCGACGGTTGGCGGAGATTGACCGCCTCCTGGTTGCAGCTTGCCGCGCGCCCGGAAAGCCCGGGCAAATTCGCCGCCCAGAACAGCTCTGCACTGACCGCCCAAATTGCACGACTGACAGCGGAAAATGCCGAGCAAAAAGCCAAACTCGCGCAGCTCAATTCGTTGTTACAGGCAGAGGCCCAAAAGACTCTGGAGAAGAAAGCAAAATGAGGGATGAGCCAGAGTCAGCAACCATCTACGTAGTCGATGACGATCCCGATTTCCTGCGGGTTCTAGGGCTGTGGCTGGAAAGCGAGGGATATCAAGTTGTCACCTTCGAGCATCCGGCAGAGCTGCAAAGACAACTGGAGAAAAAATTGCCGGATCTCTTGATCAGTGACCTGCGCATGCCGGAAATCGACGGAATGGAACTCCTCGAGTGGGTGCAGGAACGCGAGCCAGAGCTGCCCGTCCTCCTTCTCACCGCGCATGGCAGCATCCCCAATGCCGTCGCTGCCATGCGCGGGAATGCCTTCGCCTATCTGGCCAAACCGTTTCGCTACGAAGAGTTGCAAGAACAGATGCAGGCGGCCCTGGAGCAGTGGCAAGGCAAACAGGAAAGCCGTCGTTTGCGTGCAGCCATCCGCCAGCAGGCCAACCAGTCGCTGCTGTACCGCAGCCGTGCCATGCAGGGGCTGATGGACGATGTGACCCGGGTCGCCGGCACGCAGGCAAGCGTCTTTTTGTCGGGCGAAAGCGGTGCCGGCAAAGAGCGGGTGGCACGTGCTATCCACAGCGCCAGCCCGCGTCGGGATGGCCCATTTCTGGCGATCAACTGCGGTGCCATTCCAGCCGATGTCGCCGAGAGCGAACTCTTTGGTCATGTGAAAGGATCCTTTACCGGAGCCAGCGCTGACCACCCCGGACTGATTCGCAGCGCGCATGGCGGCACCCTCTTCCTCGATGAGGTGGCCGACCTCCCGCTTTCCCTGCAGGTCAAGCTGTTGCGGGTATTGCAGGAGGGTCGGGTGCGGCCCGTCGGCGGACGTGAGGAGTTTCCGGTGGATATCCGCGTCATCAGTGCCACGCACCAGGATATTCACGCACTGCTGAGCGCCGGTCGCTTTCGTGAGGACCTCTATTATCGACTGCATGTGATTCCTTTGCGGGTCCCCAGTCTTGCGGAACGTCCCGAAGACATTCTGCTGTTGGCGCAGCATTTTCTCGACCGCGAAGCCTCTCGTCTGCACCGGGAAATACAGGGTTTTGCCTCCGAGGCGGTCGACAAGCTTCTGCAACGGGCCTGGCCGGGCAATGTGCGCGAATTGGAAAACGTCGTGACCCAAGCCGTCGCCTTGAGCAACGACAACTGGATTCCTGCCAGCGCCATACCCGACTCGGGACGCGGGACAAGCACCCCGGCGTTTACCCAGTTGCAGGAGGCCAAAACCGAGTTTGAGCGCGACTATCTGCAACGGCTGCTGCGCAGCACGGATGGCAATATCTCGCGCGCTGCCCGCATTGCCGGACGGCATCGTACGGATCTCTACAAATTGATGCGCAAACACCAGTTGCGGACAGAAGACTTCAAAGACGATGGCGAGACGGAGCCCTGACCCACGCCGCGCAGATGATCTTCCCCTGCAGTAGTGCGTATACTTCCCTCATGTCGATTTATGGAACCTGCGAAAAGCCATGTTGCCAATGCCAAACCCCAGGGTAACCATCCAGCGGCGCTGGCACCCACGCCGCTGGTTTATCCAAGGCCTACTGATCTCCCTACCCATTGGCCTGACCATCTATGTCGTCCTGATGGTCGGAAGCTGGATTGACAGCATCTTTGCGGCCCCGATCCATGCCATATTCGGTGCCGATATTCCGGGCCTGGGTATTATCCTGACGCTGCTCTGCATCTTTGCGGTGGGCTTTCTGGCATCACATGTCCTTACGGCTTGGATTTTCGAGCGTCTCAACGCCCTGCTCGAAAGAATCCCCGTCTTGCACAGCATCTATAGCACCATTCAGGAAACCGTGGAGTTGCTCTTTGGCGGCAAAGAGAAAGGGTTTCGCAGCGCCGTCTTGCTACGCCAAGGCGGCGACCTAGGCTATGTCGTAGGACTGATTACCCGCGATCATCTCCCCGAGTTACCGACTATCGCCGACGAGGACTGTGTAGCCGTATTCATTCCCATGAGTTACGGTGTGGGCGGATTCACCTGCGTGGTGCCGCGCAGCAAGATTATTCCGCTACCCGATCTCAGCCCGCAGCAGGCTCTGCGCTTTGCCATGGCGGGTGGTCTCGGTAGTGGTCGGGCAGCGCGGGACAAACCGCTGCCAGCGGATCATGCAGAACCGCGATAGTTTTTTAGCCCCAATGGAGTGAACATGGATCGTGTGCGCAAAGCAGTCTTCCCCGTAGCCGGCCTCGGTACCCGATTCTTGCCGGCAACCAAGGCCAGCCCAAAGGAGATGCTGCCTGTAGTCGACAAGCCCCTCATTCAATACGCCGTCGAGGAGGCGATCGCGGCCGGTTGTGATCAGATGATTTTCATCACGGGACGCGGCAAGCGGGCGATCGCCGACCACTTTGACGTATCCTACGAACTCGAAGCTGAACTGGAAAAAAAGGGAAAGCACGCCCTCTTGGAACAGGTCCGGGCGATCGTTCCCAGCAATGTCAGTGTCATCCACTTGCGCCAGCCCTTGCCCCTCGGGTTGGGTCATGCCGTTTCCATGGCGCGCCCGGTGGTGGGCGACGAACCCTTCGCCGTCCTCCTGGCCGACGACCTGATGCTGGCCGACGAGCCGGTACTAGCGCAAATGGTGGACCAATATCATCGCTACCAGGCGGGGATTCTCGGCGTCGAGGAAATCCCCTATGAACACAGCGTTCGCTATGGTGTCGTCGAAGCGCGCGCCTGGGACGAGCAGATCTATCAGGTCAGCCGCATCGTGGAAAAACCCAAGCCCGAGGAGGCGCCATCCAATCTGGGGGTAGTGGGGCGCTACATCCTCCCTGCCCGAATCTTCCATTTTTTGGAGAGTGTCAGCACGGGCGCCGGTGGCGAGATCCAACTCACCGATGCCATCGCCAGGCTGCTAGGCGAGCGTCAGGTCTTGGCTTATCGCTTTCACGGACAGCGCTTCGACTGTGGCGATAAATTGGGCTACCTGCAGGCTACCATCAATTTTGCGCTACGCCATCCCGAAGTCGGCTCTGCCTTCGCTCGCTACCTTCAGGAACAATGCCAGAGCATGAGCACCGCGGATTGACCGGCGCTCGCTCTAGAAAGCCTCCTACCTTTTCCGCTCTGGCGCCTCTTGGGTTATGCTATGGCGCGCTGAAGAGAAAGGGGGCGTCATGATCATCATCGAAGGTGTCACTGACAAAGGCGGCAAGTTCCGCCCCTCGGCTTGGGCAGAGATGCTCATCGAGGGGGTTGGATTGGCGCACTTCGGCAGTGACCACAAGATCCACTACTTGCCGATGATCGAACCGGCCACCATCAACGGCAATGCGGCGATCATCATGGATGAGGCGCTGGAGCAATTGCGCCCCGAAGCCTATAAGGAAATTCTGCATTTCGCCAAGGAAAATCACCTGATGATCCATTATGAGCTTGGCACCCTCGCCGAGCGGCGCGCCGCCCAGAAAATCGCCAAGCAGTCCGACTCTCGGCGCTCTTCTTGATGACAGCGGGTCCGGCTTCGCGGCGATATTTCGCTATCGTTTTGTTTTCTCTCATCGGGTTGTACGGGCTTTTTGCGGCAGTCCTCAGCTGGCAAGTCATCCAGGCGCAAGACAGTGTCCGCAACAACCTCAGCATCGCCCTGAACTCCATGGATTTCCTGCATCAGCGTCAAATCGATTTGGAAAATGATCCAGCCGTCCGCGGGGAGCTACAGTCGGCATGGGCAGAGCACCGGGCGCTCTGGGTAGGGAGCGATGCACAGCGCTGGGGACAGGCCCTTCTCCAAGAGTGGAACAAGGCGGCAGTGACCCCGGCTTGCGGCGCAAAGAGTCCGGCATTCGTGTTGGGTAAGGCGCCAGAAAACCGGCAAGCGCGAGCTTGCCATGTCTATGTTGCCATTGTCGATGGCCGTGTTCAGGTGACGGGCTACGATACCCAGGGTGCAGCAATGGACAATTTCTACGAGTCGCTCTACCCGTTCCGCATCGATGACAATCCTACGCGCTGAGTTCTACAGGCTGTGCCCCTGGGCACGCCACCAGGCTTGCGCGCGGGTGGCTGTCTCCTTGGCACTGCTCGGGTCTTTGAGCCAGTCCCGCGCCTGCTCGGCAATCTCTTCGCTACTCGCTGCATAGCGTGCGCCGCCTGCCTCCAGCAGGCCCCGTCGCTCGGCCGTATCCGGCATCTTCGGTCCAAACAGGATGGGGCAGCCCGCGCGGATCGGACTTTCCAGGTCCACGACTCCGCCACTCAACGTACCACCCGGCACACAAAAATCCGCACAGGCATAGAAAGCATCACGCAGGGCGATGGTTTCCACGAAATAGACGCGCGTCTTGATCGGCACATAGCTGGTGAACAGGCGACTGTGGCGAATGGTTTGCAGGTGGTACTTGAGGGCATCGCGGTAGACGGGTTCGAAGCGCTCCTCGCGATCCGGGGCAAGAATCATGATTCCCATCTGCACCCGCATCATCGCCAGAAAGCTACTGTATGCCTCCGGCTCTTCGTCACTGTGGGTGTTGGGGAAATAGACCACGCAACGATTTCGGTCGCGAAATTCCTTGAAGCGCTCGCAGACTTCCATTTCCTTCTTCTCCGCTTTCGAGTATCAGCCTTCGGCATACTACGGCAGGCCGGGAGAACTTTCAAAATTGGCGCGGATATCGGGTAGTGTTATTTTCAGCACAGATTTTACCGGTTGAGGAGTGCAGTGTGCGTGTTCTTTTTCTCGCCTCGGAAATGGCCCCCTATGCAAAAACCGGGGGGCTCGGCGACGTTATCGGCGCCCTTCCCGGACAATTGCGGGCGGAAGGAATCGAGACCTGGGTGCTGCAGCCGTACTATGGCAAACCCGAATTACCACTTCTCCGTTATCTGGGTAGCTTCACCCCTCCGTATACCGGACGCCAGGGAGAGCTCTGGTGCTCGCCTGCCGAGCCGCACACCCTCTTTTTGCGGGAACCCGCCTTCTACGAGCGTGGCGGCATCTACCAGGACCCTTTTGGACAGGACTGGCCCGACAATGCCCAACGCTATGCCTACCTCAATCGGATGGGAGTGGAACTGGCCCAAGGGCGGATTCCCTTCTTGCCCGGGCGGATGGATCTCCTGCACGCCCATGACTGGCAGGCGGGTCTGGCGCCCTATCTCCTCGACCTGGAAAGTCGCATCGGCGCGCCACGGCCTGTCACCCTGCTCAGCATTCACAACCTGGCCTACCAAGGTCGCTTTTCGCCGGAACTACTTGCTCCCCTGCACCTGCCCGTCGCGGATTTTCATCCTGGCGGTACCGAGTTGTACGGCAGTTTTTCCTTTCTGAAAGCCGGGCTGGTCTATGCCGACGCCCTCAGCACCGTCAGTCCGCGCTATGCCCAGGAAATTCAGACCGAGACCTTCGGTATGGGACTGGATGGTCTTTTGCGGGCCCGCCAGGCCAGCCTGACCGGTA
This sequence is a window from Acidithiobacillus sp. AMEEHan. Protein-coding genes within it:
- a CDS encoding sigma-54 dependent transcriptional regulator codes for the protein MRDEPESATIYVVDDDPDFLRVLGLWLESEGYQVVTFEHPAELQRQLEKKLPDLLISDLRMPEIDGMELLEWVQEREPELPVLLLTAHGSIPNAVAAMRGNAFAYLAKPFRYEELQEQMQAALEQWQGKQESRRLRAAIRQQANQSLLYRSRAMQGLMDDVTRVAGTQASVFLSGESGAGKERVARAIHSASPRRDGPFLAINCGAIPADVAESELFGHVKGSFTGASADHPGLIRSAHGGTLFLDEVADLPLSLQVKLLRVLQEGRVRPVGGREEFPVDIRVISATHQDIHALLSAGRFREDLYYRLHVIPLRVPSLAERPEDILLLAQHFLDREASRLHREIQGFASEAVDKLLQRAWPGNVRELENVVTQAVALSNDNWIPASAIPDSGRGTSTPAFTQLQEAKTEFERDYLQRLLRSTDGNISRAARIAGRHRTDLYKLMRKHQLRTEDFKDDGETEP
- a CDS encoding DUF502 domain-containing protein, giving the protein MLPMPNPRVTIQRRWHPRRWFIQGLLISLPIGLTIYVVLMVGSWIDSIFAAPIHAIFGADIPGLGIILTLLCIFAVGFLASHVLTAWIFERLNALLERIPVLHSIYSTIQETVELLFGGKEKGFRSAVLLRQGGDLGYVVGLITRDHLPELPTIADEDCVAVFIPMSYGVGGFTCVVPRSKIIPLPDLSPQQALRFAMAGGLGSGRAARDKPLPADHAEPR
- a CDS encoding 3-deoxy-D-manno-octulosonic acid transferase, whose translation is MEVCERFKEFRDRNRCVVYFPNTHSDEEPEAYSSFLAMMRVQMGIMILAPDREERFEPVYRDALKYHLQTIRHSRLFTSYVPIKTRVYFVETIALRDAFYACADFCVPGGTLSGGVVDLESPIRAGCPILFGPKMPDTAERRGLLEAGGARYAASSEEIAEQARDWLKDPSSAKETATRAQAWWRAQGHSL
- a CDS encoding DUF3579 domain-containing protein; this translates as MIIIEGVTDKGGKFRPSAWAEMLIEGVGLAHFGSDHKIHYLPMIEPATINGNAAIIMDEALEQLRPEAYKEILHFAKENHLMIHYELGTLAERRAAQKIAKQSDSRRSS
- the glgA gene encoding glycogen synthase GlgA, with product MRVLFLASEMAPYAKTGGLGDVIGALPGQLRAEGIETWVLQPYYGKPELPLLRYLGSFTPPYTGRQGELWCSPAEPHTLFLREPAFYERGGIYQDPFGQDWPDNAQRYAYLNRMGVELAQGRIPFLPGRMDLLHAHDWQAGLAPYLLDLESRIGAPRPVTLLSIHNLAYQGRFSPELLAPLHLPVADFHPGGTELYGSFSFLKAGLVYADALSTVSPRYAQEIQTETFGMGLDGLLRARQASLTGILNGIDEARWNPQGDPYLIAHYDGNDLSGKARCKSALQSQLGLYPDPSVFVLGLISRLVEQKGIDLVLQLAPELLRERIQLIVLGSGEKDYQNRARELAHLHPGQMAVHIGFDESLAHRIEAGIDAFLMPSRFEPCGLNQMFSLRYGSPPIVHATGGLADTVVDVDQDVRAGNGFAFAPAGVDGLRDAVQRAFRHFQHREHWQDLQRRGMQGDYGWQRAAREYIALYRKLLPSA
- a CDS encoding HAMP domain-containing sensor histidine kinase is translated as MLRRVLGFALATVIAVAAISALALRAVQTLQDSSNTLLRVAIPLQRDALRINTLQQQAEFYERLAAVLPHQGYHETSARLVQQEQDQLTELLPKLAAYPQIAADLRAVQTQLQAFAQADANQLHAAQVLLDARLKKLSSDLQQLFQQEADRAAKARQHATWLILALVLLSALLAILVIWRVQVSLSRPLNGILAALEEMAAGRSALVAEAGPPELRAVAKSISLMQERLAEEEKLRHLFLSQISHELKTPLASARSGAELLLSERFGALDARQREILEIINRQVHELFLAIQEMLDLHALRARNLDYQLEPVAPASLLRELELRFRSLLEQKGQKLQCSVQTSRKVRADPQRLLQILSNLVTNAHKYAPAESRIEIAVAEGSEGVNFRVRDYGKGIPEPLLEKVFEEFFQVQEKGVLSKGTGLGLAITRELVEAQGGEISLHNASPGLLAEFWLPYGDVRA
- the galU gene encoding UTP--glucose-1-phosphate uridylyltransferase GalU, which produces MDRVRKAVFPVAGLGTRFLPATKASPKEMLPVVDKPLIQYAVEEAIAAGCDQMIFITGRGKRAIADHFDVSYELEAELEKKGKHALLEQVRAIVPSNVSVIHLRQPLPLGLGHAVSMARPVVGDEPFAVLLADDLMLADEPVLAQMVDQYHRYQAGILGVEEIPYEHSVRYGVVEARAWDEQIYQVSRIVEKPKPEEAPSNLGVVGRYILPARIFHFLESVSTGAGGEIQLTDAIARLLGERQVLAYRFHGQRFDCGDKLGYLQATINFALRHPEVGSAFARYLQEQCQSMSTAD